A window from Neorhizobium sp. NCHU2750 encodes these proteins:
- the folD gene encoding bifunctional methylenetetrahydrofolate dehydrogenase/methenyltetrahydrofolate cyclohydrolase FolD: MVATKIDGKAFAETVRRDVASRVASLQADHGITPGLAVVLVGEDPASEVYVRNKGKQTRECGMASFEYKLADTTPEVELLALIDTLNADPAVHGILVQLPLPGHINSDKVLNAIDPAKDVDGFHISNVGLLGTGQKAMVPCTPLGCLMLLRSHHGKLDGLNAVVVGRSNIVGKPMAQLLLRDNCTVTIAHSRSRELESIVRAADIVVAAVGRPEIITGAWIKPGATVIDVGINRIESDGRKKLVGDVHYESAAEVADAITPVPGGVGPMTIACLLANTLTACCRSHNLPEPAGLTA, encoded by the coding sequence ATGGTTGCGACTAAAATCGACGGTAAGGCTTTTGCCGAGACGGTGCGACGGGATGTGGCCAGTCGTGTGGCAAGCCTTCAGGCTGATCACGGGATAACGCCTGGTCTGGCGGTGGTTCTCGTCGGCGAGGACCCGGCTTCCGAGGTCTATGTGCGAAACAAAGGCAAACAGACCCGTGAATGCGGTATGGCAAGCTTCGAATACAAGCTTGCCGATACTACGCCTGAGGTAGAACTTCTTGCGTTGATCGATACACTGAACGCGGATCCTGCCGTTCATGGAATTCTTGTCCAGCTTCCATTGCCGGGACATATCAACAGTGACAAGGTTCTCAACGCCATTGATCCTGCCAAGGACGTAGACGGATTTCACATATCCAACGTGGGGCTTCTCGGTACCGGCCAGAAGGCAATGGTGCCCTGCACACCGCTCGGTTGTCTGATGTTGCTTCGTAGCCATCACGGCAAACTCGACGGTCTGAATGCAGTTGTCGTTGGGCGATCAAATATCGTCGGCAAGCCGATGGCCCAACTTTTGTTGCGCGACAACTGCACCGTAACGATCGCTCACAGCCGTAGTCGCGAATTGGAGTCCATCGTTCGTGCTGCAGATATCGTGGTAGCGGCGGTCGGCCGCCCCGAAATCATAACGGGCGCTTGGATAAAGCCGGGCGCGACCGTCATTGACGTCGGCATCAACCGCATCGAAAGCGATGGCAGGAAGAAGCTTGTCGGGGATGTGCATTACGAAAGCGCAGCGGAAGTGGCCGATGCAATCACTCCGGTACCTGGCGGTGTCGGACCTATGACGATTGCCTGCCTTCTGGCCAACACGCTTACAGCATGCTGCCGGTCCCATAATCTTCCCGAACCCGCCGGCCTCACGGCCTGA
- the purU gene encoding formyltetrahydrofolate deformylase, giving the protein MSQFFLTVTCPSKRGIVAAITTYLAEQGCNITDSSQFDDSETGKFFMRISFQSETGSDIVSLREGFVETAKLFGMTYAFHDETEKMKVVIMVSRFGHCLNDLLYRWRIGALPIDIVAVISNHLEYQKVVVNHDIPFHYINVTKANKAEAEARQIAIIEETEADLVVLARYMQVLSDEMCRKMSGRIINIHHSFLPSFKGANPYKQAYERGVKLIGATSHYVTADLDEGPIIEQDTIRVTHAQSPNDYVSLGRDVESQVLARAIHAHIHRRVFLNGNRTIVFPASPGSFASERMG; this is encoded by the coding sequence ATGAGCCAGTTTTTCCTGACAGTTACCTGCCCTTCAAAGAGGGGTATCGTTGCCGCGATCACCACCTATCTTGCCGAGCAAGGCTGCAACATTACCGATAGCTCGCAATTCGACGATAGCGAAACCGGTAAGTTTTTCATGCGCATCAGCTTTCAGTCGGAGACCGGAAGCGATATCGTATCGCTGCGCGAAGGATTTGTTGAAACGGCTAAATTGTTCGGCATGACCTATGCCTTCCATGACGAGACCGAAAAGATGAAGGTCGTGATCATGGTCTCCCGCTTCGGCCATTGCCTGAACGATCTCCTTTATCGCTGGCGGATTGGAGCATTGCCGATCGATATCGTCGCGGTCATATCCAATCATCTGGAATACCAGAAGGTCGTCGTGAACCACGACATTCCCTTCCACTACATCAATGTGACGAAGGCCAACAAGGCCGAGGCCGAGGCGCGCCAGATCGCCATCATTGAAGAAACTGAAGCCGATCTCGTGGTACTGGCACGCTACATGCAGGTTCTGTCGGATGAGATGTGCAGGAAAATGTCAGGGCGCATCATCAACATCCACCACTCCTTCCTGCCGAGTTTCAAGGGTGCAAACCCCTACAAGCAAGCCTATGAGCGGGGCGTGAAGCTGATCGGCGCCACATCTCACTATGTGACGGCAGACCTCGATGAAGGTCCGATCATCGAACAGGATACGATCCGTGTGACGCACGCGCAAAGCCCTAATGACTACGTCTCGCTCGGCCGCGATGTTGAAAGCCAGGTATTGGCGCGCGCGATCCACGCCCATATCCATCGCCGCGTATTCCTCAATGGAAACCGTACGATCGTCTTCCCTGCCTCGCCTGGTTCGTTTGCTTCCGAACGCATGGGCTGA
- a CDS encoding RidA family protein: MTERQGRDALPVPQGLYVPAVRHGDMIFTAGMTPRINGVLQFEGIIHASAEPAQHADAVILACGNALSAAQAQLSAGEQLSAILSLTVYIAAEPGFTAHSKLADYASLFLSEKLGEKAIGCRAAIGVATLPGNAPIEIQLTACV; encoded by the coding sequence ATGACGGAGCGGCAAGGTAGAGATGCCTTGCCAGTACCGCAGGGGCTTTACGTCCCCGCGGTACGCCACGGCGACATGATTTTCACCGCCGGAATGACACCCCGCATCAATGGCGTCCTGCAGTTCGAAGGCATCATTCACGCTTCGGCCGAGCCAGCACAGCATGCCGATGCCGTGATTCTTGCTTGTGGAAATGCCTTATCGGCGGCGCAGGCGCAACTTTCGGCCGGCGAGCAGCTGTCCGCCATTCTGAGCCTGACGGTTTACATCGCTGCCGAGCCCGGATTTACGGCGCACTCGAAGCTGGCCGACTATGCCTCGCTTTTTCTTAGCGAGAAACTCGGTGAAAAAGCCATTGGATGCCGTGCGGCAATTGGCGTAGCGACATTGCCAGGCAACGCGCCAATCGAAATCCAATTGACCGCCTGTGTATAG
- a CDS encoding pyridoxal phosphate-dependent aminotransferase yields the protein MTIQAKFERMGTDAAPGQEVRQHVDGIEALLRGEKIAGRQVDFSHGDVDAFTPTPGSFEIFTAGVEAGGKQAYTEYRGDISIREQLAPSIAKFTGAPVDAADGMILTPGTQGALFLAVASTVAHGDKVAIVQPDYFANRKLVEFCEGQMMPVEMDYLNVEGRAGLDRGQLEDAFKSGAKVFLFSNPNNPAGVVYSREEISAIAALASRYGATVIVDQLYSRLLYSGVDYAHLRAEAIDAENVITIMGPSKTESLSGYRLGVAFGSKTIITRMEKLQAIVSLRAGGYSQAVFRTWFNEPAGWMDQRVREHEAIRDDLLKVFRSCNGVTVRTTEAGSYIFPQMPKLVVSGKDFVRILRLQAGVIVTPGTEFSPYCDSSVRLNFSQDHAAAIAAAERLVTLVDRYRA from the coding sequence ATGACTATTCAAGCCAAATTCGAACGTATGGGCACCGATGCTGCGCCGGGCCAGGAGGTTCGCCAGCACGTTGACGGTATCGAGGCTTTATTGCGTGGCGAAAAGATCGCCGGGCGACAGGTCGATTTTTCCCACGGGGACGTCGATGCATTCACTCCGACACCGGGCTCGTTCGAAATCTTCACCGCCGGTGTGGAAGCTGGAGGCAAGCAGGCTTACACCGAATATCGGGGTGACATCTCGATCCGTGAACAACTCGCGCCGAGCATTGCAAAGTTCACTGGCGCACCAGTCGATGCTGCCGACGGAATGATATTGACCCCCGGCACGCAGGGCGCACTGTTCCTCGCCGTAGCGTCGACAGTCGCCCATGGTGACAAAGTGGCGATTGTACAACCGGACTACTTCGCGAACCGCAAGCTGGTGGAATTCTGCGAAGGGCAAATGATGCCTGTCGAGATGGATTACCTGAATGTCGAGGGCCGAGCCGGCCTCGATCGAGGCCAGTTGGAAGACGCATTCAAATCCGGCGCGAAAGTTTTCCTCTTCTCCAATCCGAACAACCCGGCAGGCGTCGTATACTCGCGCGAGGAAATTAGCGCGATCGCAGCGCTGGCCAGCCGATACGGTGCAACCGTCATCGTTGATCAGCTTTATTCGCGGCTTCTCTATTCCGGCGTCGACTATGCACATCTGCGCGCCGAAGCAATCGATGCCGAGAATGTCATCACTATCATGGGCCCGTCAAAGACCGAGTCGCTCAGTGGCTATCGCCTTGGCGTTGCTTTCGGTTCGAAGACGATCATCACACGCATGGAGAAGTTGCAGGCAATCGTCTCGCTGCGAGCCGGCGGGTATAGCCAGGCAGTCTTCCGGACATGGTTCAACGAGCCGGCAGGATGGATGGATCAGCGCGTTCGCGAGCATGAAGCCATTCGCGACGACTTGCTCAAGGTCTTCCGGTCCTGCAACGGTGTAACTGTCCGCACCACGGAAGCGGGCAGCTACATCTTCCCACAAATGCCGAAGCTTGTGGTCAGCGGTAAGGATTTTGTCCGCATCCTGCGACTGCAGGCTGGCGTCATTGTCACGCCGGGCACAGAGTTCAGCCCCTATTGCGACAGCAGCGTTCGCTTGAACTTCTCGCAGGATCATGCCGCCGCGATCGCAGCCGCCGAACGCCTCGTAACACTCGTCGATCGATATCGCGCATGA
- a CDS encoding LysR family transcriptional regulator yields the protein MDTKFLESFLIVAECGSVAEAARRLNMTSAAVAQRIKALEIELGQELVSRVGRTVRPTAAGLAVQRHGPALVRAARDLQAIAAGDIPSGQLRLGATATAMTGLIPHITASLSERFRQIDYFLQPGSSVNLYHAVLAGELDAALIIEPQFPIPKAFGWSTIRQEPLVLLAPADLQVEDVYKTLAEQPFIRYDRNQWGGQIVDRYLRGHSLTVREWAELDALDAIAALVDRGLGVALVPDWAPPWPEGLRLQKFQMEDSEPRNLGVLWANSGPRIAAIRAFVEACEDFP from the coding sequence ATGGATACGAAATTCCTGGAGAGCTTTCTTATTGTTGCCGAATGCGGATCCGTTGCTGAAGCGGCGCGACGCTTGAATATGACATCGGCAGCGGTTGCCCAGCGCATCAAGGCGCTGGAGATCGAGCTTGGGCAGGAGTTGGTGTCGCGGGTAGGGCGCACGGTTCGTCCGACCGCGGCAGGATTGGCAGTACAGCGCCACGGACCCGCGCTCGTGCGCGCCGCCCGCGATCTGCAAGCGATCGCGGCGGGGGACATCCCGAGTGGGCAGCTGCGCCTCGGAGCAACGGCGACTGCGATGACGGGGCTTATCCCTCATATCACAGCCAGCCTCAGTGAACGTTTTCGGCAAATTGACTATTTTCTCCAGCCCGGCTCGTCCGTGAACCTCTATCATGCAGTCTTGGCCGGTGAACTGGATGCGGCTTTGATCATCGAGCCTCAATTTCCGATCCCGAAGGCGTTCGGGTGGAGTACTATCCGGCAAGAGCCTCTGGTGCTGTTGGCGCCTGCTGATCTTCAAGTTGAAGACGTCTACAAGACACTCGCGGAGCAGCCCTTCATCCGCTACGACCGCAACCAATGGGGCGGCCAGATTGTGGACCGCTATCTGCGCGGACATTCGCTCACTGTCAGGGAATGGGCAGAGCTTGATGCATTGGACGCAATAGCTGCGCTGGTTGACCGCGGTCTCGGAGTGGCGCTGGTACCCGACTGGGCTCCCCCGTGGCCGGAAGGACTGCGACTGCAGAAGTTTCAGATGGAAGATAGTGAGCCGCGAAATCTAGGTGTGCTCTGGGCCAACTCCGGTCCGCGTATCGCTGCTATTCGAGCATTTGTCGAAGCATGTGAAGATTTTCCCTGA
- a CDS encoding ABC transporter substrate-binding protein, whose translation MTRRRMNLPMINRRNFLGKVGIATAGVLAAPYVSASYAATKELVLVTWGGNYRQGMEDGLVKPFMKETGINVTILDTPDMAKVKAQVMTGNVQWDVFDAPGSMGASGAANGYWEKLPSGLFDESDLTLAPKETLVPFYTFAGGIAFDPARFPDGKHPKTFVDYFNTEAFPGRRTLRSRAMETLELALLGDGVAPADLYPLDIDRAFAVLDKIKPSIAKWVEATPQTVTLLQTKEADFSYTYANRIQASNRDQGIKLGFSFDQNLNGVEYLAVLKGAPNKENAFKFLSFAMKPEYQASCMEAKGGAPISRKAYSLLKPESLEWLPKLEAKNNAYINDEWWSTKLEATERRFKEWLLG comes from the coding sequence ATGACTCGTCGTCGCATGAATCTGCCCATGATCAATCGTCGTAATTTTCTTGGCAAGGTTGGCATCGCTACTGCTGGCGTGCTGGCGGCACCTTACGTCAGCGCAAGCTATGCTGCGACGAAGGAACTTGTCCTTGTCACTTGGGGTGGAAATTATCGCCAAGGCATGGAAGATGGCCTCGTAAAGCCATTCATGAAGGAAACCGGCATCAACGTTACCATCCTCGACACGCCTGACATGGCTAAGGTCAAGGCGCAAGTCATGACCGGAAACGTACAGTGGGATGTTTTTGACGCGCCCGGTTCCATGGGGGCCAGCGGTGCGGCGAATGGATATTGGGAAAAGCTGCCTTCGGGCCTGTTTGACGAGTCCGACCTCACGCTCGCGCCCAAGGAAACGCTTGTTCCCTTCTACACATTCGCCGGAGGCATTGCTTTCGATCCCGCGCGTTTCCCGGATGGCAAGCACCCGAAGACCTTTGTTGATTACTTCAACACCGAGGCCTTCCCCGGTCGTCGCACGCTCCGATCTCGCGCAATGGAAACGCTCGAATTGGCCCTTCTAGGGGACGGTGTAGCTCCAGCCGATCTTTATCCGCTCGATATCGATCGTGCTTTCGCGGTACTCGACAAGATCAAGCCATCTATTGCCAAGTGGGTGGAGGCGACACCGCAGACCGTGACGCTGTTGCAGACCAAGGAAGCGGACTTCAGCTACACTTATGCTAACCGAATCCAGGCCAGCAATCGCGACCAAGGCATCAAACTCGGCTTCTCCTTCGATCAAAACCTCAACGGTGTCGAGTATCTCGCCGTACTGAAGGGCGCTCCGAACAAGGAAAATGCCTTCAAGTTCCTCTCTTTTGCTATGAAGCCGGAATACCAAGCCTCGTGCATGGAAGCGAAGGGAGGGGCGCCGATCAGCCGCAAGGCCTACTCGTTGCTCAAGCCTGAATCGCTTGAATGGCTGCCTAAGCTCGAGGCAAAGAACAACGCCTACATCAATGACGAGTGGTGGTCGACCAAGCTCGAAGCCACCGAGCGTCGCTTCAAGGAATGGCTGCTCGGTTGA
- a CDS encoding ABC transporter permease: MTVIASRGAGPFIAPAAILSLLVALVPVIFIFYNSTAGGTSVDAFASILGSSLFLRATRTTIEVSLLAGLLSVVLGYIVALHLARQPARRRAALMILVLLPFWTSILVKSYAFTIILGRDGIINSFLSWASGADIALPLIFNRIGVMVGMTNYLTPLVVFPVLASLLAIDPALYRAAEIMGAKPSRIFLTVTLPLSAPGVLAGALSAAVMSLGFFIVPALLGGKQDLMLANLVDFYTREVLDWNVASAVGVILFVLVAIFAVPAMLLRGKQQGVR; the protein is encoded by the coding sequence GTGACGGTTATAGCATCCAGAGGTGCTGGGCCATTCATTGCCCCAGCAGCGATACTTTCGCTGCTGGTGGCGTTGGTTCCTGTCATCTTCATCTTCTACAACAGCACTGCTGGCGGAACGTCTGTCGACGCTTTTGCCAGCATACTTGGCAGCAGCCTGTTTCTGCGTGCGACCAGAACGACCATCGAGGTCTCTCTCCTTGCAGGTCTGCTCAGCGTCGTTCTTGGCTACATCGTAGCGCTTCATCTGGCACGACAGCCCGCACGTCGACGCGCTGCGCTGATGATCCTGGTGCTTCTGCCGTTCTGGACAAGTATCCTTGTAAAAAGCTATGCCTTCACGATTATTCTTGGGCGTGACGGTATCATCAATAGTTTCCTGTCGTGGGCAAGCGGAGCCGATATCGCGCTTCCTTTGATCTTCAACAGGATCGGTGTCATGGTGGGCATGACCAATTATCTGACGCCGCTCGTCGTGTTCCCCGTACTCGCCAGCCTTTTGGCGATCGATCCGGCGCTCTATCGCGCTGCCGAGATCATGGGCGCAAAACCTTCTCGGATTTTTCTCACCGTCACGCTTCCTTTGAGCGCTCCTGGTGTGCTGGCCGGTGCACTCAGCGCAGCCGTCATGTCGCTCGGCTTCTTCATCGTGCCTGCGCTGCTGGGCGGAAAACAGGATCTGATGCTGGCCAATCTCGTTGATTTCTACACTCGCGAGGTTCTCGACTGGAACGTGGCATCGGCGGTCGGCGTGATCCTCTTTGTCTTGGTTGCGATATTCGCCGTACCGGCAATGCTCTTGCGCGGCAAACAGCAGGGAGTACGCTGA
- a CDS encoding ABC transporter permease → MAGHIKDERKTAYRWLGTVLAVLVYIFLLAPSIIVIPVSFGSQYELSFPPKHYSLDLYRIFFSSEAWMQPLLLSLRVAFATTIISSIIAVPAAYAIVRFEFLGKKLLIGLIMSPLVIPSVVFALGVYLYFSYLRLTGTTVGLIIAHTMFVLPYTLVIISAGIQKLDANLEFGAMLMGAGRFRMMMTVVLPQLYPSIGAGALFAFLISFDEVVISWFLAGPNTTTLSVKMFSAIQWEISPVIAAVSTILTALSLVVCMINVLLQKKTETPA, encoded by the coding sequence ATGGCTGGTCATATCAAGGATGAACGCAAGACCGCTTATCGATGGCTTGGGACGGTTTTGGCGGTGCTGGTCTACATTTTCCTGCTCGCGCCGAGCATTATCGTCATCCCCGTGTCGTTCGGCTCGCAATATGAACTCAGCTTTCCGCCGAAGCACTATTCACTTGATCTTTATCGCATCTTCTTTTCAAGCGAAGCCTGGATGCAGCCTTTGCTGCTCAGCCTGCGCGTAGCCTTTGCAACGACGATCATCTCTTCGATCATTGCCGTACCCGCGGCCTATGCAATCGTCCGATTCGAGTTTCTCGGTAAGAAATTGCTGATCGGATTGATCATGAGCCCGCTGGTCATTCCTTCGGTGGTCTTTGCTCTTGGCGTCTATCTGTACTTCTCCTACCTCAGGCTGACGGGCACAACGGTAGGTCTTATCATTGCCCATACGATGTTCGTACTTCCCTATACGCTGGTCATCATCAGCGCCGGGATACAGAAGCTGGACGCCAATTTGGAATTCGGCGCGATGCTTATGGGAGCGGGGAGGTTCCGCATGATGATGACCGTTGTCCTCCCGCAACTTTATCCGTCGATCGGGGCAGGGGCGCTGTTCGCATTCCTCATCTCTTTCGACGAAGTCGTGATTTCCTGGTTCCTTGCCGGACCGAACACGACGACGTTGTCCGTCAAGATGTTCAGCGCCATCCAGTGGGAAATCTCGCCGGTCATCGCTGCCGTATCTACCATTCTCACGGCGCTCTCGCTCGTCGTCTGCATGATCAATGTTTTGCTGCAGAAGAAGACTGAGACACCAGCCTGA
- a CDS encoding ABC transporter ATP-binding protein, whose product MATNEQNMIELQEVSKEFGTFLALRPTTLEVKKGEFLTLLGPSGSGKSTLLNMISGAFAATSGKILLNGVDITDAPPRKRGIGMVFQNYALMPHMTAFENVAYPLKVRGAAKAEIQDKVTDALKRVGLAGFEHRKPKQLSGGQQQRVGIARCIVYSPSIIMMDEPLGALDKNLREQMQDEIKTLHREIGTTFIYVTHDQEEALNMSDRICLMNNGGIVQLGTPDDLYFRPVNKFAAQFIGESNLFSGTVEAGGRLRLQTGYTLALPSEAKVAVGQSCQVMLRPERVRTVAAAGGISSAAETASGRVAGVSFIGSMTTLAVELSDGTILKLKLTSLPLQSRYKVGDAIDLQWEAKDIVVLQDEK is encoded by the coding sequence ATGGCTACTAACGAACAGAATATGATTGAGTTGCAGGAAGTCTCTAAGGAGTTTGGAACATTCCTTGCTCTTCGGCCGACCACGCTTGAGGTCAAGAAAGGAGAGTTTCTTACGCTTCTCGGTCCGTCCGGATCAGGAAAAAGCACGCTACTCAACATGATTTCCGGAGCTTTCGCCGCTACATCCGGCAAGATACTGCTCAACGGAGTGGATATTACCGATGCGCCGCCACGCAAGCGTGGTATCGGCATGGTGTTCCAGAACTACGCACTAATGCCGCACATGACGGCTTTCGAAAATGTTGCTTACCCCCTGAAGGTACGTGGTGCCGCCAAAGCCGAGATACAGGACAAGGTGACAGACGCATTGAAACGCGTGGGCCTTGCCGGTTTTGAGCATCGTAAGCCGAAGCAATTGTCCGGCGGTCAGCAGCAGCGTGTCGGCATTGCCCGCTGTATTGTCTACTCGCCCTCCATCATCATGATGGATGAGCCTTTGGGAGCTCTCGACAAGAACCTGCGCGAACAAATGCAGGATGAGATTAAGACGCTACATCGGGAAATCGGTACTACGTTCATCTACGTGACGCATGACCAGGAAGAAGCCCTGAACATGTCGGATCGCATCTGCCTTATGAACAATGGCGGGATTGTCCAGCTTGGTACGCCGGACGATCTTTATTTCCGCCCGGTCAACAAGTTTGCGGCTCAGTTCATCGGAGAGTCCAATCTCTTTTCAGGGACCGTTGAGGCAGGTGGTCGTCTGCGTCTTCAGACCGGCTACACGCTCGCCTTGCCGTCGGAAGCCAAGGTTGCCGTCGGCCAGTCCTGTCAGGTCATGTTGCGTCCGGAGCGTGTGAGAACGGTAGCCGCGGCAGGTGGTATTTCAAGCGCCGCGGAAACAGCATCCGGCCGTGTCGCTGGTGTATCTTTCATCGGAAGCATGACGACTCTTGCCGTCGAGTTGTCGGATGGAACTATCCTCAAGTTGAAGCTGACATCCTTGCCGCTTCAGAGCCGCTACAAGGTCGGTGACGCCATCGACCTGCAGTGGGAAGCCAAGGACATCGTCGTTCTGCAGGACGAAAAATAA
- a CDS encoding dihydrodipicolinate synthase family protein, with protein sequence MDIKNLSGIVTATPTPIKDGNVDVASVAELARYLVANGAAAVAPIGGTGEYISLSGKQKLDMARATVEAVNGAIPVVAGLLAPGLGEAIDAGKKILETGVDGLLVTTPFYVRPTQQGIIDYFKALSDTLDADLMLYEFPYRTGVSLTAETVQALGETTRICSMKACNADAALQMRVIEAAGDLITILSGDEDAYPLHLAAGAKGGFFASSCIIPKVWNKITEFGKANQTADALALHAKIRPFLKLLYSEHNPVPLKAALRILGRPCGEPFLPLLSASAETEAQLQKMLPEMLALEASI encoded by the coding sequence ATGGATATCAAGAATCTTTCCGGTATCGTCACGGCGACACCGACTCCCATCAAGGATGGGAATGTAGACGTAGCTTCAGTTGCCGAGCTTGCGCGCTATTTGGTCGCCAACGGCGCGGCCGCGGTGGCGCCGATCGGCGGCACGGGGGAGTATATTTCTCTCAGTGGCAAACAGAAACTCGACATGGCCCGCGCGACCGTTGAAGCTGTCAACGGTGCAATCCCGGTGGTTGCCGGTCTGTTGGCTCCAGGTCTTGGCGAAGCAATCGATGCCGGCAAGAAAATCCTGGAAACCGGCGTAGATGGTCTGCTGGTAACCACGCCATTTTACGTTCGTCCGACGCAGCAAGGGATCATCGATTATTTCAAGGCACTGTCCGACACGCTTGATGCCGACCTGATGCTTTACGAGTTCCCCTATCGCACAGGTGTGTCGCTGACTGCCGAAACCGTGCAGGCCCTGGGCGAGACGACGCGCATCTGCTCGATGAAGGCCTGCAATGCGGACGCAGCCCTCCAGATGCGGGTAATCGAGGCGGCAGGCGATCTGATCACGATCCTCTCTGGTGACGAGGATGCTTACCCTCTGCACCTTGCTGCCGGTGCGAAGGGGGGATTCTTTGCCTCATCGTGCATCATTCCCAAGGTATGGAACAAGATCACCGAATTCGGCAAGGCGAACCAGACGGCAGATGCGCTGGCTTTGCATGCCAAGATTAGACCGTTCCTCAAGCTTCTTTACTCGGAACACAATCCGGTGCCGCTGAAGGCCGCGCTGCGCATTCTCGGCCGTCCCTGCGGCGAACCATTCCTGCCGCTGCTGAGTGCGAGTGCAGAGACTGAAGCGCAACTGCAGAAGATGCTGCCGGAAATGCTCGCTCTCGAGGCTTCCATTTAA
- a CDS encoding FAD-binding oxidoreductase, producing the protein MDIEKQVVAEIEALLGPKNIRTGNDAEGFLEDFWGRARGSALCVALPGNTQEVSDVLAICFKHNISVFPQGGNTSTCLGAVPDASGRSIVLSLSRMNRILSIDPLDASITAEAGCILADIQEAAAKVDKFFPLSLGAEGSCQIGGNVSTNAGGTSVLRYGNTRDLVLGMEVVLPDGRIWNGMRTLRKNNTGYDLKHLFIGAEGSLGIITKVSLKIFPSLGHLTSALISFDDIANLTAFTEPLRRAFDTSIIAMELISGSEVRIVKTMMPDLSVPYDQSISWFLLVDITSDGETDIAERLQDVLGEAMESGQIVDVLVSANETQRASIWKLRHSVTESHKKYGMGMSHDVAVPIGDIPRFIEIAKSKVDESFPQAEIAIVGHVGDGNLHYNVMFEKSRWDAIADQPQMRKDVYKAIYDIAADMNGTFSAEHGIGALHVAEMKTYKSEIELEMMKGIKAYFDPLNIMNPGRILPE; encoded by the coding sequence ATGGACATCGAAAAGCAGGTCGTCGCCGAGATCGAAGCACTGCTCGGCCCCAAGAATATCAGGACAGGGAATGACGCCGAAGGGTTCCTGGAAGACTTCTGGGGCCGTGCGCGTGGTAGCGCATTGTGTGTGGCTCTCCCCGGGAACACCCAGGAAGTCTCGGATGTCCTAGCGATCTGCTTCAAGCACAACATCTCGGTATTTCCCCAGGGGGGCAACACGAGTACGTGCCTTGGCGCTGTCCCAGACGCCTCGGGACGCTCGATCGTACTCTCTCTGTCCCGCATGAACCGCATCTTGTCGATTGATCCGCTCGATGCTTCGATTACAGCCGAAGCAGGTTGCATTCTTGCTGATATTCAGGAGGCCGCTGCCAAGGTCGACAAATTCTTTCCCCTCAGCCTTGGTGCTGAAGGCAGCTGTCAGATTGGCGGCAATGTTTCCACCAATGCAGGTGGCACTAGCGTTCTGCGTTATGGCAATACACGGGACCTGGTGCTTGGCATGGAGGTTGTGCTGCCCGATGGGCGCATCTGGAACGGCATGCGAACGCTTCGCAAGAACAATACAGGCTATGACCTGAAGCATCTTTTCATTGGTGCAGAAGGTTCGCTCGGCATTATTACGAAAGTGTCTCTGAAGATTTTCCCGAGCCTTGGGCACCTGACGTCGGCCCTCATCTCGTTTGATGATATCGCCAATTTGACGGCCTTTACCGAGCCGCTACGCCGCGCCTTTGATACGTCCATAATTGCGATGGAACTCATCTCCGGCAGCGAAGTGCGGATTGTCAAGACAATGATGCCGGACCTCAGCGTGCCTTACGATCAGAGCATCAGCTGGTTTCTCCTCGTTGATATCACTTCTGATGGGGAGACCGACATTGCCGAGCGCTTGCAGGACGTCCTGGGTGAGGCGATGGAAAGTGGCCAGATTGTCGATGTACTGGTGTCCGCGAATGAGACTCAGCGTGCTTCGATCTGGAAGCTTCGGCACTCCGTGACAGAATCCCATAAGAAATATGGCATGGGCATGTCGCATGACGTAGCGGTGCCGATCGGCGATATTCCACGGTTCATTGAGATTGCGAAATCCAAGGTTGACGAAAGTTTTCCTCAAGCCGAAATCGCAATTGTCGGCCACGTCGGTGATGGCAACCTGCATTACAACGTGATGTTCGAGAAGTCCCGCTGGGATGCGATTGCCGATCAACCTCAGATGCGCAAGGATGTCTACAAGGCCATCTACGACATCGCAGCAGACATGAATGGAACCTTCAGCGCCGAGCATGGGATCGGAGCGCTGCACGTCGCTGAAATGAAAACCTACAAGTCCGAAATTGAGCTGGAAATGATGAAGGGGATCAAAGCGTATTTCGATCCGCTCAACATTATGAATCCGGGTCGTATACTGCCAGAATAA